The segment tgatcaccttgtatcccccctcccagcgcttagaacagtgctttgcacatagtaagcacttaaaaaatgccatcattattattattttctgggcctgttacctcatctgtaaaaggaggattgagtCTGTGATTTCCCccataggacagggaatgtgttcatcctgatctgcttttatccatcccagtgcttagtacagtgtctggcacatagtaagtgcttaacataccataatattattattaattacatatGTTATTAATGTATTAACAGtgcttattgagtactaactttggggaaatcccacctttgccacttgactACTTTGTGACATTAGGcaggtcattccacttctctgtgcctcaattacctcgtctgtaaaatggagattgactgagaCCCCCAGGTGCAAGAGGGGTTattttctatctgccccagtgcttagttcagtgcctggaacatgttaagtgtttaaatacttttcaggagaagcaggggggccttgaggaaagagcatgggcctggaagtgagaaggacctgggttctaatcccagttccaccactcatgTACTTTGTGaatgtggacaagtcactttactcctctgtgcctcagttaaatctgtaaaatggggattaaagactgagcccccgctgtGGGActtagaatgtgtccaacctgattaacttataataataatggcaattaagtgcttactatgtgccagatgctgtactgggGTATatatgcagcacttagtacagttcctggcacatagtaagcgcttaaataccatttaaaaaaggggtgAAGTACTAATCAAGTGGGGATATGACAAACACCtgccctgattaatttataataataatggcaatttttaagtgcttactatgtgccagatgctgtactgcgGTATatatgcagcacttagtacagtgcctggcacatagtaagtgcttaaataccatttaaaaaaggggtgAGGTACTAATCAAGTGGGGATATGACAAACACCTGCCCCAATctggatggagggaaaggggtggagtCCACAGGTGAGCtagtggaagaagggaaaggagatcaGTTTTGGAAAAAATAAGCTGGCCCTCTGGGACACCCATGGAGTGATATgccggaggcaggaggagatcatcatcatcaatcgtatttattgagagcttactatgtgcagagcactgtactaagcgcttgggaagtacaaattggcaacacaaagagacagtccctacccaacagtgggctcacagtctaaaagggggagacagagaacaaaaccaaacatactaacaaaataaagtaaatagaatagatatgtacaagtaaaataaataaataaataaatagagtaataaatatgtacaaacatatatacgtatatacaggtcggGAGATTGCAAAAGAAGAAAGGTGGggactatttattttttaaaaaatagaagccttgtggcctaggggaaagagcaagggcctgagagttagaggatgtggtttctaattctgcctttatcacttgtctgctgtgtgaccttggacatgtcacttgacttttctacgCCTCCATTTCCTGaggatttaaaatggggattaaataataataatgatggtggtatttgtaaaataataataataatgttggtatttgttaagggcttactatgtgcaaagcactgttctaagcgctggggaggttacaaggtgaccaggttgtctcacagggggctcgcaattttaatccccattttccagatgaggtaactgaggcccagagaagtgaagtgacttgcccaaagtcacacagctgacagttggcagagctgggatttgaactcatgacctctgactccaaagcccaggcgctttccactgagccacagcagcttcttggtaaaatgcttactgtgtgtctgtcgcagcactaagcactggggtggatacagatgttgccaatttgtacttcccaagcacttagtacagtgctctgcacatagtaaccgctcaataaatacgattgatgatgatgatgttacaagcaaatcgggtgggacccagtccctgaaccacatggggctcccagttttaatccccatttgacagttggggTAACGGAGTTataagagaagttaagcaacttgcccaagatcaatcaatcaatcaatcatcatcatcatcatcaatcgtatttattgagcgcttattatgtgcagagcactgtactaagcgcttgggaagtacaaattggcaacatatagaatcgtatttattgagcgcttactgtttgcagagcactgtactaagcgcttacacagtagacaggcagcagagccgggatttttttttagtggcatttattaagtgcttactgtgtgcaaagcactgttataagtgctagggaagttacaaggggatcaggttgtcccacggggggctcacggtcttaatccccattttctagatgagggaactgaggcacagagaagaagtgaagcgatttgcccaaagtcccacagctgacaagtggcagaggggggatttgaacccatgacctctgactcccaagcccgattccttctcctttctacgtagactgtgagccccatgtgggacagaggctgtgttcaCCCTGATACACGTGCATCTAAcgtagtgtttagaacaatgcttgacacatagtaagctctggccggctttgccaattgtcagttgtgtgactttgggcaagtcacttctctgtgcctcagttccctcatctggaaaatggggattaagactgtgagccccaccttgggaccacctgatcaccttgtaacctccccagcgcttagaacagtgcttggcacgtagtaagcgcttaataaatgccattattattattattattattattattaagtgcttaaaaaaataccattaaagaaaaaaagtagGGCTCTGGTTGGCAGTGCGGCAGCAGCGCCACCTAGCGGAAAGAGTAGGGGGctggcaggcattcattcattcattcaatcgtatttattcaatcaatcaatcaatcgtattcattcattcattcaatcgtatttattgagcgcttactgtgtgcagagcactgtattcaatcaatcgtatttattgagcgcttactgtgtgcagagcactgtactaagcgcttgggaagtataagttggcaacatctagagacagtccctacccaacagtgggctcacagtctaaaagggggagacagagaacaaaaccaaacatactaacaaaataaaatagaatagaatagatatgtacaagtaaaatagagtaataaatatgtacaaacatatatacgtcatcatcaatcgtatttattgagcgcttactgtgtgcagagcactgtactaggcgcttgggaagtacaagttggcaacatatagagacagtccctacccaacagtgggctcacggtctaaaatatatacaggtgctgcggggaagggaaggaggtaagatgagggggacgagggacctCACCCCCAGACACCAAGGGGGTGGTTATTGGAAGGGGCCACGGGCACAATCGTTAAGAGACTGTTCAGTTGGgccgggctgggaggaggagctaTCGACGTGCTCGTCCCtgtaagagatcaatcaatcaatcaattgtatttattgagcacttactgtgtgcagagcactgtactaagcgcttgggaagtacaagttggcaacatatggagacagtctaaaagagatgacagacaaaaagaggaaattgaggcagagttaATGGCGTAGCGGTTACAGCACGAGCCTGgtattcagaaggtcgtgggttctaattcccactctgccacttgactgctgcgtgaccttgggcaagacactcactcggttccctcctccgtaaaatggggatggaggccgtgagccccacgcggggcagggactccatccaacctgatttgcttgtattcacctgagcatttagaacagtgcctggcacatagtaagtgcctaacgaataaataataaataataataaataatgttggcatttgttaaagcactgttctaagcgcttgggggggatacaaagtgatcaggttgtcccacgtggggctcacagtcttaatccccattttacagatgaggtaacggaggctcagagaagctaagtgacctgcccgaggtcacacagcagacatgtggcggagcagggattcgaacccatgacctctgactccagagcccgggctctttccactgagccacgctgcttctctaataccataattattattctcacgGAGACGCAGAGACTGAGCTGTGTGAGAAAATAAAGTTTATtggatcctcctcccctcccaccccccgtaGTCCTAGGCCGGGGCGGGCAGGGGCAAGGCCAGGGAATCGCGGAGATTGGCACAGACGGAGAGGTGGAGGCCGGGAGCGGCATCCCTCTGCGGCGGGGCCTCAGTTGATGGGATGGTACTCCGagtggcggcggaggaggagcagcagcagagcGAGCCCCCCGGCCAAGAGCAGCAGGGTGGGGGCTCCCAGGGCCGTGGCTGTGATCCCCAAGACCAGGGGGGAGAAGTCGTCAGATGGGGGGGGTGCCCACACCCAAGAGAGCTGACCTGCAAGGGGATGGAGGAACTTTCAACCTTCGCCCCGGATTTCCTCCCCTACTACTAACCCTCCCACCCGCTCCCCGGGTCCTGCCCtgtatctctctcccccctccaagaCCCAgttctaccccccaccccatctacccacccacccacctactgtttgcaggtcCTCGCCCCTGCCCCTCGGGTCTCACCAGCTGAGATAGCGGTGGTCCTCGTAGGCGGCCCCGTCGGGCCCACCCCAGGAGAGGTTCAGCGCTGCCAGGTCTGGGTAGGGGCCCGGGCCGAAGAAGGCCCGGAGCAGGAGCGAGGGTGGGGTCTCTCccgtggcggggcggggggcgtccgCCCGGGCCGGCAGGGCGTCCCCTCGCTCGGCTCCCGGTGAGGAGAAGGCCACGGGCCTCCATTGGAGGTAGCCGCCAGTGGGAGAGCCCCAGAGCAGACGGACCAGCTGCGGAAAGAGGCGGAGGGAGGGTCGGCCTGGAGAGTCCGGAGGTGGGCGCGGAGGAAGCCGGGCCCCCCGCAAttccccggccccggccgcttcccaagcgcttagcccagcggcCCGCGCCCGgccggcgctcgataaataggacggACCGACTGACCCGGAAGACGGCGGGCGAGTACTCGTCGTCGATGGAGCTGAGCACctccaggcggggcggggggccgggcccgaGGCTCAGGGTCAGGAGCTCCAGGCGGAAGAGCGAGCGGTTCCCGCGGGGGACCACCCCGTCCAGCTCCAGCTGCAGGCCGCAGCTCCCGGCCACGTGCCGGAGGCGGGGAGGAAGGCGAGGGCGGCCCGGGCCTGCGAAGGCCTGGATCTGCAGGGGGGCACGAGTGACGGACGGCcagagatcgatcaatcaatcgtatttattgagcacttactgtgtgcaaaagtaccgctctaagcgccggggaggttacaaggcgaccaggttgtcccactcggggctcacagtcttcatccccattttccagatgaggtcactgaggcccagagaagtgaagtgacttgcccaaagtcacccggctgccaagtggcggagccgggatttgaacccatgacctcctgactccaaagcccgggctctttccactgagccatcaatcaatcaatcgtatttattgagcacttactgtgtgcagagcactggactaagcgcttatgataacaatggcatttattaagcatttactgtgtgtaaagcactgttctgagcgctgggaaggttacaaggtgacccagtggtcccacggggggctcacggttttcatccccattttacagatgaggaaactgaagcccagaggagttaagccctactgagagctcacctcctccaggaggccttcccagactgagccccttccttcctctccccctcgtcccccctccatcccccccaccttacctccttcccttccccacagcacctgtatatatgtatatatgtttgtacatatttattactctattttaattgttcatatctattctatttattttattttgttagtatgtttggttttgttctctgtctcccccttttagactgtgagcccactgttgggtagggacagcctctatatgttgccaacttggacttcccaagcgcttagtccagtgctctgcacacagtaagcgctcaataaatacgattgattgattgattaagtgacttgcccagagtcacacagctgacgactggtggagccgggatttgaacccacgacctccaactccaaagcccgggatctttgccactgagccacgctggagaagtGATAGGAGAAGAgatgataggagaagcagcgtggctcggtggaaagagcccgggctttggagtcagaggtcatgggttcaaatcccctctcccccacttgtcagctgtgtgactttgggcaagtcacttcacttctctgcgcctcagtgacctcatctggaaaatggggattaagactgtgagccccccgtgggacaacctgatcaccttgtaacctccccagcgcttagaacagtgctttgcacatagtaagcgcttaataaatgccatcatcatagtaACAGACATCGTCATTActacgatggtacttgttatgtgctaggcattgttccaagcgctggggtagatacaagtgaatcaagttggacacggaccctgtcccacaaggagaagcagcgtggctcagtggaaaaagcccgggctttggagtcagaagtcatgggttcaaatcccagctcccccacttgtcagctgtgtgactgcgggcaagtcacttcacttctctgtgcctcagttccctcatctggaaaatggggatgaagactgtgagccccccgtgggccaacctgatggccctgtaacctccccagcgcttagaacagtgctttgcacatagtaagcgcttaataaatgccatcattattattattattatagagaagcagcatggctcagtgggaagagcccgggctttggagtcagaggtcatgggttcaaatcccggctctgccaatcgtcagctgtgggactttgggcaagtcactttgcttctctgtgcctcagttacctcatctggaaaatgaggattaagactgtgagccccccgtgggacaacctgatcgccctgtaacctccccagcgcttagaacagtgctttgcacatagtaagcgcttaataaatgctattattattattgttattattattattattattattatcttacccgGAGGGCCAGGCCGCCTCGGGCAAAGGCGGGGTCGGCGGCCAGACGACCGCGGAAGGTGGCCGTCAGGGCCGAGGCGTTGAGGGTGGGGCCCAGCTGGTCCCAGGAGAAATTGGTCAGGGGGTACGGGGGGTACGGGCTTGGTCCCGAGCTGCTGGCCTCCTCAAACTCAAACAGCTgtggtggagagggaaagaggcgaTGAAGGGCCCCCACCcaggcatatcatcatcatcatcatcaattgtatttattgagcgcttactgtgtgcagagcactggactaagcgcttgggaagtacaagttggcaacatagagagacagtccctaccctgtccccgtttcaaagtcttactgaaggcccatctcctccaagaggccttccctgactaatcaatcaatcaatcgtatttattgagcacttactgtgtgcagagcactggactaagcgcttgggaagtacaagctggcaacatatagagacagtccctcctttcctcttctcccacaccctcctGGCGCTCTGACTTgtcccctttattcctccccacttccaaccccacagcacttattgattcattcagtggtatttattgagcgcttacagtgtgcaaagcactgtactaagcacttgtagccattgccaattgtcagctgtgtgactttgggcaagtcacttaacttctctgtgccccagttacctcatctataaaaatggggattaagactgtgagccccacgtgggacaacctgatcactctgtatcctccccagcgcttagaacagtgctttgcacatagtaggcgcttaacaaatgccattattattattattattattattatttattgatagtaacgtaggtctccccctctagactgtaagctcggggtgggcagggaatgtgtcccaagcgcttaatccagtgctctgcacacagtaagcattcggtattcattagagaagcagcgtggctcattggaaagagcccgggctttggagtcagaggtcacgggttcaaatcccagctccgccaattgacagctgtgtgactctgggcaatcacttcacttctctgggcctcagttccctcatctgcaaaatggggattaagactgtgagccccccgtgggacaacctgatcaccttgtaacccccacagtgcttagaaaccccacagcacctgtatatatgtttgtacgtatttattactctgttttacttgtacatatttattctacttattttattttgttaatatgttttgttctctgtctcccccttctagactgtgagcccactgctggttagggaccgtctctatatgttgccaacttgtacttcccaagagcttagtacagtgctctgcacacagtaagcgctcaataaatacaattgaatgagtgaatgaatgctttgcacatagtaagcgcttaataaatgctatcattcattaattaattatgcattccccagtcccagacccacagcccttatgtctctacctgtaatttatttatttctattaatgtctgtctcccgttctagGCCGTCAGCTCGCTGCggccaaggaacgtgtctactgattctgttctattgcgctctcccaagtgcttcgtgctcggcacgcggtaagtgctcaataaataggactgaatgaatgaatgaatgctttgcacatagtaagcgcttaataaatgctatcattcattaattaattatgcatCCCCCGGTCCCAGACCCACAGCCCTTaggtctctatctgtaatttatttatttctattaatgtctgtctcccgttctagGCCATCAGGTCGCTGCGGCCAAGGAACGTTTCTACCGATTCTGttctattgcgctctcccaagtgcttcgtgctcggcacgcggtaagtgctcaataaataggactgactgaatgaatgaatgctttgcacatagtaagcgcttaataaatgctatcattaattaattaattatgcatCCCCCGGTCCCagacccacagcccttatgtctctacctgtaatttatttatttctattaatgtctgtctcccgttctagGCCGTCAGGTCGCTGCggccaaggaacgtgtctaccgattctgttctattgcgctctcccaggtgcttcgtgctcggcacgcggtaagtgctcaataaataggactgaatgaatgaatgctttgcacatagtaagcacttaataaatgctatcattcattaattaattatgcatTCCCCGGTCCCAGACCCACAGCCCTTaggtctctatctgtaatttatttatttctattaatgtctgtctcccgttctagGCCGTCAGCGCGCTGCggccaaggaacgtgtctaccaattctgttctattgcgctctcctaagtgcttcgtgctcggcacacggtaagtgctcaataaataggactgactgaatgaatgaatgctttgcacatagtaagcgcttaataaatgctatcattaattaattatgcatCCCCCGGTCCCagacccacagcccttatgtctctacctgtaatttatttatttctattaatgtctgtctcccgttctaggctgtcagctcgctgcggccaaggaacgtgtctactgattctgttctattgcactctcccaagtgcttcgtgctcggcacgcggtaagtgctcaataaataggactgaatgaatgaatgaatgctttgcacatagtaagcacttaataaatgctatcattcattaattaattatgcatCCCCCGGTCCCAGACCCACCGCCCTTAtgtctctacctgtaatttatttatttctattaatgtctgtctcccgttctagGCCGTCAGCTCGCTGCggccaaggaacgtgtctaccgattctgttctattgcgctctcccaggtgcttcgtgctcggcacgcggtaagtgctcaataaataggactgaatgaatgaatgctttgcacatagtaagcgcttaataaatgctatcattcattaattaattatgcatCCCCCGGTCCCAGACCCACCGCCCTTaggtctctatctgtaatttatttatttctattaatgtctgtctcccgttctagGCCATCAGGTCGCTGCGGCCAAGGAACGTTTCTCCCGATTCTGttctattgcgctctcccaagtgcttcgtgctcggcacgcagtaagtgctcaataaataggactgactgaatgaatgaatgctttgcacatagtaagcgtttaataaatgctatcattcattaattaattatgcatCCCCCGGTCCCagacccacagcccttatgtctctacctgtaatttatttatttctattaatgtctgtctcccgttctagGCCGTCAGGTCGCTGCggccaaggaacgtgtctactgattctgttctattgcactctcccaagtgcttcgtgctcggcacgcggtaagtgctcaataaataggactgaatgaatgaatgaatgctttgcacatagtaagcatttaataaatgctatcattcattaattaattatgcatCCCCCGGTCCCAGACCCACCGCCCTTAtgtctctacctgtaatttatttatttctattaatgtctgtctcccgttctagGCCGTCAGGTCGCTGCggccaaggaacgtgtctaccgattctgttctattgcgctctcccaggtgcttcgtgctcggcacgcggtaagtgctcaataaataggactgaatgaatgaatgctttgcacatagtaagcgcttaataaatgctatcattcattaattaattatgcatCCCCCGGTCCCAGACCCACCGCCCTTaggtctctatctgtaatttatttatttctattaatgtctgtctcccgtacTAGGCCGTCAGCTCGCTGCggccaaggaacgtgtctaccgattctgttctattgcgctctcccaggtgcttcgtgctcggcacgcggtaagtgctcaataaataggactgaatgaatgaatgaatgctttgcacatagtaagcacttaataaatgccatcattaattaattatgcatCCCCCGGTCCCagacccacagcccttatgtctctatctgtaatttatttatttctattaatgtctgtctcccgttctagGCCGTCAGCTCATTGCggccaaggaacgtgtctaccgattctgttctattgcgctctcccaagtgcttcgtgctcggcacgcagtaagtgctcaataaataggactgaatgaatgaatgaatgctttgcacatagtaagcgcttaataaatgctatcattaattaattatgcatCCCCCGGTCCCagacccacagcccttatgtctctacctgtaatttatttatttctattaatgcctgtctcccgttCTAGGCCGTCAGCTCGCTGCggccaaggaacgtgtctaccgattctgttctattgcgctctcccaagtgcttcgtgctcggcacgcggtaagtgctcaataaataggactgaatgaatgaatgaatgctttgcacatagtaagcgcttaataaatgctatcattagttaattaattacgCATCCCCCGGTCCCagacccacagcccttatgtctctatctgtaatttatttatttctattaatgtctgtctcccgttctagGCCATCAGCTCGCTGCggccaaggaacgtgtctaccgattctgttctattgcgctctcccaagtgcttcgtgctcggcacgcggtaagtgctcaataaataggactgactgactgagcccggCCTGTCCCACCTCCCGGGCCGCTGCCCGTCCACCCCAGCCTCCACACACACCTTGGTCAGAAGGAGGACGGCTGCGAAGCGCACGGAGGCTGCGGGTTGCAGGGTCAGGGACCCCGCGGGGTCGGCGCCCAGCAG is part of the Tachyglossus aculeatus isolate mTacAcu1 chromosome Y4, mTacAcu1.pri, whole genome shotgun sequence genome and harbors:
- the LOC119947190 gene encoding LOW QUALITY PROTEIN: glycosylated lysosomal membrane protein (The sequence of the model RefSeq protein was modified relative to this genomic sequence to represent the inferred CDS: deleted 1 base in 1 codon), which gives rise to MGGPGEAGCNGGPRRPPPGLLLLLLLLPALALHPGGPHNVTLELSPGWPGPGPPPNVLHVWAVGTQSTVHAVWSSERGVPTGLLVATDRPDSVLHINWTRLLGADPAGSLTLQPAASVRFAAVLLLTKLFEFEEASSSGPSPYPPYPLTNFSWDQLGPTLNASALTATFRGRLAADPAFARGGLALRIQAFAGPGRPRLPPRLRHVAGSCGLQLELDGVVPRGNRSLFRLELLTLSLGPGPPPRLEVLSSIDDEYSPAVFRLVRLLWGSPTGGYLQWRPVAFSSPGAERGDALPARADAPRPATGETPPSLLLRAFFGPGPYPDLAALNLSWGGPDGAAYEDHRYLSWSALLGVGTPPSDDFSPLVLGITATALGAPTLLLLAGGLALLLLLLRRHSEYHPIN